A section of the candidate division KSB1 bacterium genome encodes:
- a CDS encoding endonuclease domain-containing protein — MKKNDWRKVPTANWGHQREMRADPPPAERALWRAIRANQLGAHFRRQHTVGPYIVDFCAPREQLVIEVDGHTHGGDQAGAADQRRDGYLRSQGYRVLRFTNDEVLRTLDGVIAEIKRILELGSPPSLTGGIKGG; from the coding sequence ATGAAGAAGAACGACTGGCGCAAAGTGCCAACCGCAAATTGGGGCCATCAGCGGGAAATGCGCGCTGATCCACCACCGGCTGAACGTGCCCTGTGGCGCGCTATTCGTGCAAATCAACTTGGCGCACATTTTCGACGACAGCACACCGTCGGGCCGTACATCGTGGATTTCTGTGCACCGCGGGAACAGCTCGTCATTGAGGTCGACGGACACACGCACGGCGGCGATCAAGCGGGAGCAGCGGATCAGCGACGCGATGGCTACCTGCGCAGCCAAGGTTACCGCGTATTGCGTTTCACGAACGACGAAGTCCTTCGTACACTTGACGGCGTGATCGCCGAGATAAAACGCATACTCGAACTCGGGTCTCCCCCCAGCTTGACTGGGGGGATTAAGGGGGGTTAA